In Caloramator sp. E03, the sequence ATCCTTGCAAGTATGCCTTTTGTAATTCCAAAATCATTAAGACAATAAAAAGTATCTTCCTCTAGTCCGTCTTTTACAACCTTTGCTTCAAGCATTAGCCTCTCTTCAATTGAATACTCATTATTTAAAATTTTTTCAAGAGCATCAAAAACATCTTCAGCCTCAACTTCAGCAATAAATCCTAAATGTCCTATGTTTACTCCAAGTATTGGAGTATTATATTTTACACATTCTCTTGCAACCCCAAGTAACGTTCCATCTCCTCCAAGGACAATTGCAAAGTCACACTTACCATAAAGTTCTTCATTTTTGCATCCAAGTTCAATCCTATTTATTTTAAACGCAACTTCTTCCGGAAGAAGAACTTCACATCCTTTTTGGTTAAGCCATTCTAGTATTTTTTTTGTCATTTGTAAATCATTATCCTTCGACATATTTGTAATTATTGATGCCTTTACCATCTTTTCACCGCCACAAAATCTACTATATTATTTCAATAACAATTACAAAAATCCTTTTTTTATTTTATAGATATTTATGTGATTTTTCTACAATGTCATTTATTAATTCATCTATGAACTCAATTGCAATATTACCATAATTAGTAAAATAAGCAAGATACTCAATATTACCTTCTGGGCCTTTTATAGGTGAATAAGTAAGACCTTTTAGTACAAAGCCCATACCTATCGCAAAATCCACTATATTTTTTACCACTTCCTTATGCACATTAATATCTCTTACTACACCTTTTTTCCCAACTTTCTCTCTACCTGCTTCAAACTGTGGTTTAATAAGACATATTACTTCTCCCTTTAAATTAAGAAGCTGTTTTACAACAGGAAGTACAAGTTTTAAAGAAATAAAAGAAACATCAATGGATACAAAATCAGCCTTTGTATCAATATCCTCTGGTTTCACAAAACGAATATTAGTTCTTTCCATACACACAACCCTTGGATCCGTTCTAAGTACCCAAGCAAGCTGTCCATATCCAACGTCTATAGCATATACCTTTTTTGCCCCGTTTTTTAGCATACAATCAGTAAAACCACCCGTTGATGCTCCTACATCTATCGCAACCTTGTTTTTCAAATCTATAGAAAACTCATTAACTGCTTTTTCAAGCTTAAGTCCTCCTCTACTTACATAGGGAATTGTTTCTCCTTTGACTTCAATATTTGAATTAACAGGTACCTTTTCTCCAGGTTTGTCAACTCTAACATTATCAACAAATACTAATCCTGCTAATATATTTTTTTGAGCTTTTTCCCTCGAATCAAAAAATCCATTCTTTACAAGCAGTATAT encodes:
- a CDS encoding NAD(+)/NADH kinase; amino-acid sequence: MVKASIITNMSKDNDLQMTKKILEWLNQKGCEVLLPEEVAFKINRIELGCKNEELYGKCDFAIVLGGDGTLLGVARECVKYNTPILGVNIGHLGFIAEVEAEDVFDALEKILNNEYSIEERLMLEAKVVKDGLEEDTFYCLNDFGITKGILARIITLKVFVNNEYMDTYNADGIIISTPTGSTAYSLSAGGPILNPKIEAIIITPICCHSLSARSIVISKDEIVRVEVADDSQCVYLTTDGQKGYKLKNGDSVIIKKAPYTTKLIKVLDRSFYDVLRNKLKNERE
- a CDS encoding TlyA family RNA methyltransferase — translated: MAESKERIDILLVKNGFFDSREKAQKNILAGLVFVDNVRVDKPGEKVPVNSNIEVKGETIPYVSRGGLKLEKAVNEFSIDLKNKVAIDVGASTGGFTDCMLKNGAKKVYAIDVGYGQLAWVLRTDPRVVCMERTNIRFVKPEDIDTKADFVSIDVSFISLKLVLPVVKQLLNLKGEVICLIKPQFEAGREKVGKKGVVRDINVHKEVVKNIVDFAIGMGFVLKGLTYSPIKGPEGNIEYLAYFTNYGNIAIEFIDELINDIVEKSHKYL